acttatatataaatatagcaTCAATTGTTAAATACTAAATGGCGCATAAATAATAGCATGTAAATTACTCACAATTGGTCCATTCTTTAAAGCATGCTCCTTTGCAAATTTGCATGCTTGTTTCACAGCAAAAGCATCCATGCCATCTACCTGGACAAAGTTTATTTCAGAAACACTGTAAAGGAAAACAACAATGTATATGTCCAGCCAAAAACGAGCATCAAACATAGCAACCATTGTTCTACATACTTAGACATCAAGGCAAAAGCATACTCCAAAGACATGCATCCACACAAGAATAACAAAATTTTCTAGTATACCATGTTAGTGTCAGTCCCTCAGAATCTCTTTCGATTCttattttgaaatgaaattcaATAAAAGCAGCAGTGGACCATAAAGAGTATCACTGATTTATAAAACTTAATCTTTCTGCCTATACGATCAAAGACTGTAACTTACACATCCATGGCAAACTCAATTAAGCAAAAAGCATACAAGCAAAACCTACGACGTAGTACATCATTAAGGTTTCAGAAACACTTTGCCTAAATAGGCTAAATCCTTTCAGAGCAGATAACACAAGAAGGGGGAAAACCTTCTGTAAACTATCTGACTGTGTTCATCCAACCACAAGTTACACAAAGGTATTAGTACGTAAAGCATTTATCTAACTTTCCTTCCTTCGTAATCAAAACAGGATCTGGTTCCACAACAATCCTTTCCAAATATGCTAATGTTGCATACATCATCACAATGAAAGAGCTTGTCTGTTTTACCTTTGGAGAGATGACGAAAATACTTCTAGTAGAAATAACAACATACACAATTATCTTTTCATGGTGAACAAAATGTAAACCACACATTACACAGGCACATAGCAATAGTTTCAAATGCATAATAAGTAACAAAACTCTAAAATAGACAACACTGAAGTAACACTAATCAGGAGTTCTTAATCTCACCTTCAATCCGGGAACATAATCCCCACGCTTGTAATAAGCAGGACTCTTTGCAGCTCTCCACTCAGCAGTTCCCATTCCATCTGTCACATCACGCAGGAAACAAAAACAGAAACCAAGTCCtaattatgttcttgatattcTAATTTTCGAAACGTAACGGCATAAGCAATACAAAACTCACAATGGTTATTCTCGCAGACCAAAATTGCAGGCAAATCCCAAAGCGCAGCAATGTTAAGAGCCTCAAACAACTGTCCCTGATTAGCAGCACCATCACCATACATAGCAAAAGTCACGTTCTCATCCTTCGAGTACTTCTGTGCGAACGCCAATCCGCAACCGAGCGGAACCTGAGCTCCGACGATGCCGTGGCCGCCGTAGAATCCGCCTTCCTTGCGGTAAAAGTGCATGGATCCGCCCTTGCCGTTGGACATTCCGGCGCGGCGTCCCATGAGCTCGGCGAAAACCTCGACTAGGTTTCCACCGCGGCTGAGGAAGGTGCAGTGGTCGCGGTACGCGGTGATGATGCAATCCTTCCTGGTGATGGCGGCCTCCATTCCGACGGCGACAGCCTCCTGACCGTCGTAAAGGTGGCAGAAGCCGCGGATGAGCTTAGCCTTGTAGAGGCTGTCGGCGGCGATCTCCATTCGGCGCATGAGGGCCATGTCGCGGAAGAAAGAGCGGAGCTCGGCGGCGGAGGTGGTGACGGAGCGCGACGGAGGTTCGCAGTTGTGAGCGGTGAAGGGGATTGAGGTCTCGACGGTGATGGAATCATTGGAGGAAGAGATCGAACGGCTGAGAATCGATGGGGCGCGGGCGCAGGAGAAGAAAGGTGAGATCGGTTTCAGGAGATTGGATCCGGAACGCGAGAGAGCCATTTGGATCTGTTAAGAAAATGAATAATATTcaagattataaaaataaaagaaatataatattttttttgttttcgttCTGTGTTGTTGATTCTGTTTGTGTTGGTGTTAGGAAGAATGAGAATGAAGGAAGAAAAGTGGTTGGTGCTGCAGCTGCGTGGTTTTGTTAATGTTAGGTGAAACCGTGAAAGAGTGGAGGGAGTGCAAGCTACACGAATGGAAGAGTGAATGTGGAATGGGCCAATGGTGTTTTAGggaattttaattttccttttttttttaatttttactttgaTATTGGTCGTAAAgaagaataatatattttattttttttgaccaATTAAAGGGATCCCTTCTCtgttctctctcctttctccttTCGCCGCCGCctttaaagtttaaacacaTTCGCATTAGCGTACCTTTTTCACGGGTAAAATGGTAAGAGACTCGAAATCTCAACACAGGTTATACTTATACCTCTTTCAAATAACAAGTCTGTTCGAACTTCGAAGTTTGAATTTGTGTCCTTAGTTTTAGTTTTGGGTTTAATAACTTGGAGTAacgttagtatttttttataaataatttatgaaagctagtttttaaaaaatatatcttttttaaagtATAGTATTTAGTTGTTtgataaattaaactacaaatgattttttataaatacaagTAAGAATAATCATATTtgataaaatagttttaaaatttaaaataatcttaATACAcataaatagagaaaaaaattattgtgaataaaatttagcatcaataattaattaaagagaaatctaaaaatttattaatatatgaaattatgttaagaattttaattttaatacacacAAATTTTCACTTAAAAAAAACCAACTTTAGTAAACTActcgtaaaaataaaaaatttactaaattaagttttaaaataatcataaaagaacaattatttagcattcattcgatgagtaattaaaaaaagttctctattagtataatttttaaattaatttactttaataaatacattgaagacttaaatttatatttttttataaattttctttaattagtAACTTAATATGTTCTTTTAAAGCATACGTTAGTCAAAATCttaaagaaaatatatgataaaaaattagagttaataaaattttcagatTCGAATACTTTGATGATTAACAAatctatataataattttaaaatttatacattcattaatattataaaaaaaagctTTACTCTACTATGAAGAATTTCTTAATGTATTTTTACCTGTTATGCAAACATCTTTTAAACCTTTTTGCCAAATTACACGAGACAAAAGTCATAtgacttttttttatgcaaaatcatAACTTTTGAGTGATCAATATAAATTTTCATGACatgaaaaaaatagtttataagTAATTTAAATTGTGTACATGTACATATAATTGgcaaaaactcatgaaaaaaaaagcaaagttTCTTTCCtcctatataaaattaattcatatgGAACAAGGTCCAACCATACATAATAATaggggattttttattttaataaattaaataaatgtaataattatcgaaataaataatttaaaaaattattaccgaAATGTGTTTTCCTGTCTCGTTTATATCGTAAACGAGATAATTTTgcacatatctcgtttacaccgtaaatataaaaatatattttttgaaaataataaaaaatattaataatatcaataaatcaataatttttacttttagcATGCAATTAGTACTTAAAGATGTTAATAGAAGAGATTAAAATGGATATGTTAGATCAATTAGTACTCAAAAAgaatgcataaaaaattttagattaaaaaaaatttaatctaaaattttttatgcactctttttgaatattaattaatcaaacatATCAATTTTAATCTCTTCTACCAATCTTTTTAAGTACTAATTGCATGTTAAAAGTTTGgattattgatattgatattattaatattttttattattttaaaaaaatatatttttatatttacaaatatatatatctcACTTATATTATAAACGCGACATGTggtataaatgaaataaaacagaAGAACGGATTtcgataataattttttaaattatttatttccgtaattattacatttattcaatttattaaaataaaaaaatcctaataatAGTTCTTCTTTTTACAATAGTTTAGGAACTCTCTCTAATTATTGAGCACAAGATCTTGAAATTTAGTTCTTCATGGTTCATGATTGTTCAGATAGAACTAGGACGAGCAACTGATTCAATGACTAGTTTAGATCAACTCGACTTAAACCATGAGATTCAAAATTATAATTCATATTATGACCTTATATTTAATTCTTAAACTTTTTATTCACATCTATATTTTacttgtataaaatataaatacaatagTGTTCAATTAAAGtctaaaataattaagttaatATTAATAGTAAAATTATAGACAATAAAGATAATTCTAACagcaaaaatatttacaaaattaattatcataaatTTTGCTAATCTAAACCAAATAATTTATGTAAACAAAGACAACAAAAGAAGCAACGAATCAATATGAAACTGTCGTCACCCACTCAGGCCCCAAGCCCCCAACTACAGCTGTCAACGTTGTTGTGAGCAAAATAGAATATTTGTCAACAGCACCTTCTTGTTATACAAACAcaactaaacaaaatatttttgataagttatatatatgaaaaaggAAATATGGGGTTAAGGGGTAAATTAACCTTCTTGTTCATGCACTGCGAATTTGAATGTGGAGGCCAGTTGCAGCCACCAAATACTTCATAAAAACATCAATAACttcaaacaagaaagaaaaagaaaggtagtactatctaaaattttattatcaagATAACAAAAATATGGAtgaatggaaagaaaatggCTCCTAGATACATCACAAATTAGAACTCTATATTTACATGATCGTGAATCATCAACCACCAATGTTACAGTATACAACAACTCTCACTGCTTCATTCATCCCTCCCCTTTCTTTCTCTGCAAAGTCTTATTTGGTTGCTGTGAGCATTGCAACGAAATTAAATATCACAAAGTATACATCCTTTGCTCTTGGAGGGAGATCTGTCATTTCGGTCCCGTCCGGCGCCTTTGCCGATGATGCCACGACCAAAAATGCTTAAAAAGGAAATGAAACGACGAGTGTTAGATGTACTCGAATGGTTGGCGTAGCGGTTAAGATTTGATATAGCAGCAAAAGGAGTATGATCAAATTACCATATTCAGCTCAAATGGCTACCCTCATGTGATTGTAAACAACTGGTGATACCGTTGAGCTCTGCTTGAACATTTCTCTGAAGGCTTGGCCTTTTCATGGAATGAATTGTTATGAtgcaaggttctccttctgctTCTTGTTCGTATTAAAAAGTCTTCGGTATCTAAAACATATGAAACCTAACATCGCGCAACGTATTCAAGGAGAAGACAAAGAATGGAATTCAGAAAACGTAACTGAAAACGACTTGAAACTCGAATATATGCATCGCTGACCTACAAACTACCTTAGACGAACTGCAAGCTATCTTGCACTCCAAGCCATTGAAAACGTCGACTCCATCCATGGCCTGGCTGGTAAATTCATCGACAACGGGATATTTGCGTTTATTCCTGCGAAAAATattcaaacaaaataattacaaatgTTTACCTAAGCATAGGCATGAAATGGAACCAGCATTATACTGATTAGTGAAATACCTATTCAAGAAAATTCCAGACTTCTTATTTTGGTCAGGGACAACAGCTAGGAAGTCGTTGTGCAGATATGCTGAAAATTTTGGGTCAATTGACACAGCAGTCACTTCGGGCTTATCACGCCCGTAGTCCATCAGTTGAATAGACAAACGAGTAGGTGCAGGTGACTGCAGTTAACAATGAAAAGGAACTAAGGTTTAGAACATGCAAAACCTTATATTCAAATATCTCAATCCTAAGTTAAACAATCAAAAGCTGATCCAAGAGGAGCAGAAAGATAAGAACTTTTACACATTCAACTCGATATATATTGTCATCGTGAAGAAGAATGCGAGCATTGTCATGATAGACTGTATCAAAAAATCTTTCAGGTTTTCTTGATTTCTCATGTGCatataattgaagaagcttgttaTCCATCTCATCATCTGCAACAGCTTGAAGCTGTAATGAAAGAAGAAATTCAGCATccaaaagaattaaaatagcACAGATAAGATAGAGAAAAGGAGGATTTCATGGCTGTTACATGTTTAACAAGTTTATATATTAGCTTGTCTATTGTGAACAAAACATATGACTGAGTTCCAACAATAGCTCGACAGTCATCCTCAAACTTCGTATTATCAGAAGAACCGTCCAGGAAGTCATAAAGAGAATTCAAGAACCTGTAGCACAAAGCGCACTCTCAGTTTAGCACAAATATGCATCATGCTATTTGTAACAGAATGTAAAGACTATGATTTCACAGGCATATCACCTGCCATATTGTTCAGTAGAGCTAGTATCATTTGTAGTCCCCCATTTCCTTTCATCAGAGGACGAGTTAACCTTTGCCGACCGAATCCTCTCGTACAATTTCTGTAAAATTGGAAAAATGGAAAGGCAGTATAAGAATGCATAATAAACTACAAAACCTCCAGGACATTAGCAACCATGGTCATGCATATAAATATGTAAATACTAGTAGATAATGTTGTACCTGATGTAATCTAAACAGCACATAAAAGGAATCATTTCCATAAAAGACTCTATAATGTTCTTTTTCGTGCAACACTGGCATGACATATTTTGCCAGAGGCTTTGCCGTGAGAAGAAAGTGTTCTGAAATTGGTACCAAGGAACTATCTCCCTCAACATCATTGCCATCAGCCATTTCTTCAGCTTCACCTTCACTCTCAGCCTTGTTATTGTGTTCTTGATCCCTACCCTCTTTTTCTTCTCGTGTAAAGTCGTCACCATCAGCAGACTCACTACCAGAAACATCACCATTTTCCAAAGCATGGTCACTGTCCTCTGACGACCTATGAGGACTTTCCTCGCCTTCATCATCAAGATCATTTCTTCCTCCGGCTTCACCACAAACTTCTTCTCCATGTCTACTTTGGTATTGTCGGCTTGTACTACTATCCTTCCCTTCAATCACTCCCTCCAAACCAGCTTCTCCATAAACTGCAAAGTTGTCCTCTTCAAAGTCTCCATTGGGAGATAATTCTCCCTCTTCTCTATCACTTTTGAAGTGTCCAACTGATTCATCTTTGGGTCGGTGAACTTTGGTGCCTTCAGTAATAACCCCATTTGAAGATGTAACAGGTTTTGTAGAATCAGCGGGCTAAGTCATGATAAAAAGACAGAAAACAAAATATCTGGTCACTTTGGCAATAATGTGCAGTATAAAAGTTTATTCGGGTTGCACATTAAGCCCACACATTTATTCATCTATTTCTAAGTTGAGGAACAACTATTAAATGAGACAGGCACACTAAAATTTAACCAGCAAATGAATACTTTCTATACATATTGCTAGCACTTAGGCTCAACATGTATCTTGGCATCATGAAATGAAAGTTCAAACTTACAGAAATGTGCAAGTATATGTGTAGCATCAACAGCATGGCGAGATGGACCTCTAAACCcaaatgcaaaaatcatataGTGCTTTTTAGTCTTTTGAAAAGCCAACAACTTATGGCACAGCATTTACATCAAAGAATGGAAATTAAATGAAGATTGAAGTTGCCAAAAGATAATCATACAAATGATAAACCATCTACATGCTATAAAATCCATGAATCGGTGATTTGAGGCAATATGCTTTTCAGAAAATCATCTTTACTAATGCAAGGGGAAAAAAGTAACATCAAGCAATATGAGGCTCCAGATCTCTGTTAGTTAACATTAATTGAAAGTTTGTTTCACATGAAGGTGTCAATCAACAATCAGGAGAATGCCTGTAAAAGATGAAACAAAATCTCATTCCAAAAAGCATCCATTGTCCTCTAACATAATTCACACTATATATTTTTCATTCCATTGCATCATTTGCATGTTACCGTCTTAACTTGAAAATTAACTGAAATAAGTTGAAAGACTTAAGCCGTACCTTTGATGGAGGTAAGCCAAGCCCTCCCTCGCCAGAAAC
The genomic region above belongs to Arachis duranensis cultivar V14167 chromosome 3, aradu.V14167.gnm2.J7QH, whole genome shotgun sequence and contains:
- the LOC107481273 gene encoding pyruvate dehydrogenase E1 component subunit alpha, mitochondrial translates to MALSRSGSNLLKPISPFFSCARAPSILSRSISSSNDSITVETSIPFTAHNCEPPSRSVTTSAAELRSFFRDMALMRRMEIAADSLYKAKLIRGFCHLYDGQEAVAVGMEAAITRKDCIITAYRDHCTFLSRGGNLVEVFAELMGRRAGMSNGKGGSMHFYRKEGGFYGGHGIVGAQVPLGCGLAFAQKYSKDENVTFAMYGDGAANQGQLFEALNIAALWDLPAILVCENNHYGMGTAEWRAAKSPAYYKRGDYVPGLKVDGMDAFAVKQACKFAKEHALKNGPIILEMDTYRYHGHSMSDPGSTYRTRDEISGVRQERDPIERIRKLLLSHEISTETELKDIEKEVRKEVDNAISKAKESEMPDPSELFTNVYVKGFGVEAYGADRKELRATLP